In a genomic window of Verrucomicrobiota bacterium:
- a CDS encoding POT family MFS transporter has protein sequence MATHQYLTAPIRTSGMPPGVPYIIGNEAAERFSAMAPSQMPQA, from the coding sequence ATGGCCACTCATCAATACCTCACCGCTCCCATCAGGACCTCCGGCATGCCGCCGGGCGTCCCGTACATCATCGGCAACGAAGCCGCCGAACGCTTCAGCGCAATGGCGCCAAGTCAGATGCCCCAAGCTTGA